A window of Pseudomonadota bacterium genomic DNA:
CTGCGGCCTCGACCGCACCCTCAAACCGAACACCTCCAAGAAACGCACCCTGTCGCTCTTCAAGCAAGGGTGTTTCTGGTTCGAAGCCATTCCCAACATGCCCAACCAGCGCCTGCGCACCCTCATGAAAGCCTTCGGCGACGTCATTCAGGAGCATCAAGCCATTCGTTCCGCCCTGGGTGTCATATGAGGGGATGGTTCAGGTAGCGCAGTGAAGTACTTGCAAAACTTTCTTGGCGGCTCGCTGGGCTC
This region includes:
- a CDS encoding IS4 family transposase, with product CGLDRTLKPNTSKKRTLSLFKQGCFWFEAIPNMPNQRLRTLMKAFGDVIQEHQAIRSALGVI